In Nymphaea colorata isolate Beijing-Zhang1983 chromosome 3, ASM883128v2, whole genome shotgun sequence, a genomic segment contains:
- the LOC116251099 gene encoding lysophospholipid acyltransferase LPEAT1 isoform X2, which produces MVSTEEMKDLGGAGSRPPESGEELVGDGRGKDEQPLLKPGGGSLDLQELEKRYAPYVRHDVYGTMGTGELPLREKLLLPLALVTLVPLRLVLGIAILVVYYLICRLFTLFSTPNREDEQEDYAHMIGYRRAVVVRSGRFLSRALLFVMGFYWISEDVVDPRGPSDCDRNGDASVSKALAENDSKEHSERAGAIVSNHVSYLDILYHMSSSFPSFVAKRSVARLPLVGLISKCLGCVYVQRESKSSDFKGVSGVVTERIQAAWQDRHAPAMLLFPEGTTTNGDYLLPFKTGAFLPRCPVLPVIVRYPYTRFSPAWESMSGVRHVILLLCQFVNYIHVVHLPIYYPTEEEKNDPKLYADNVRRFMAKEGNLILSDIGLAEKRTYHAALHGTFCR; this is translated from the exons ATGGTGAGCACCGAGGAGATGAAGGATCTGGGGGGCGCCGGTTCTCGCCCGCCGGAATCTGGGGAGGAGTTGGTTGGCGACGGGCGCGGGAAGGACGAGCAGCCGCTGCTGAAGCCCGGCGGTGGCTCGCTCGATCTGCAGGAGCTCGAGAAGAGGTACGCGCCTTACGTCCGTCACGACGTCTACGGGACCATGGGGACGGGCGAGCTCCCTCTGCGAGAGAAGCTCCTCCTTCCCCTCGCTCTCGTCACCCTCGTGCCTCTCCGCCTTGTGCTCGGCATCGCCATCCTCGTCGTCTACTATCTCATTTGCCGGCTCTTTACCCTTTTCTCCACCCCGAATCGGGAGGACGAGCAGGAGGACTACGCTCATATGATCGGCTACAGGAGGGCCGTCGTCGTGCGGTCCGGCCGGTTCCTCTCCAGGGCGTTACTCTTCGTGATGGGGTTCTATTGGATCAGCGAGGATGTTGTTGATCCCCGGGGTCCCTCGGACTGTGATCGGAACGGTGATGCTTCGGTCTCGAAGGCGCTGGCTGAG AACGACAGTAAAGAGCACTCTGAACGAGCGGGCGCCATTGTCTCCAACCATGTTTCATATCTTGATATTCTGTATCACATGTCATCTTCCTTCCCGAGCTTCGTTGCGAAG AGATCAGTGGCCAGACTTCCCTTAGTTGGCCTTATAAG TAAATGCCTTGGCTGTGTGTATGTTCAGCGAGAGTCAAAATCTTCAGATTTTAAGGGTGTCTCAG GTGTTGTGACTGAAAGAATCCAGGCTGCGTGGCAAGATAGACATGCTCCAGCAATGTTACTTTTTCCAG AAGGAACAACCACAAACGGTGATTATCTTCTTCCATTTAAAACGGGTGCTTTCTTGCCGAGGTGTCCAGTTCTGCCCGTCATTGTACGATACCCTTATACAAGATTCAGTCCAGCTTGGGAAAGCATGTCTGGG GTGCGACATGTGATTTTGCTGCTGTGTCAATTTGTAAATTACATTCATGTGGTTCATTTACCTATCTACTACCCTACCGAGGAAGAGAAGAATGATCCAAAACTCTATGCAGACAATGTTCG
- the LOC116250625 gene encoding probable xyloglucan endotransglucosylase/hydrolase protein 7: MASSSSLLFASLCIHTCFLLAWSRPATFLQDFRITWADTHIKQIQGGTAIQLILDQSSGCGFASKSQYLFGKVSMKIKLIPGDSAGTVTAFYMNSDTDTVRDELDFEFLGNRSGQPYTVQTNVYAHGKGDREQRVNLWFDPAADFHTYSILWNHYHVVFSVDEVPIRVYKNNEARGLPYPKFQPMGIYSTLWEADDWATRGGLEKIDWSKAPFYAYYKDFDIEGCPVPGPAGCPSSSANWWEKPAYQALDADQARRYRWVRLNHLIYDYCTDRSRYPVPPPECSEGI; encoded by the exons ATGGCTTCTTCCAGCAGCCTTTTGTTTGCCTCCTTATGCATCCACACGTGCTTCCTCTTGGCGTGGAGTCGTCCTGCTACCTTCCTCCAAGACTTTAGGATCACTTGGGCCGACACCCATATCAAGCAGATCCAAGGAGGAACTGCCATTCAACTCATCCTTGACCAATCTTCTG GATGCGGTTTTGCCTCCAAAAGCCAGTACCTGTTCGGTAAAGTTAGCATGAAAATCAAGCTCATCCCCGGCGACTCCGCAGGGACTGTGACGGCCTTCTAT ATGAATTCGGACACCGACACCGTCCGGGACGAGCTGGACTTCGAGTTCCTGGGCAACAGATCCGGCCAACCTTACACCGTTCAGACCAACGTGTATGCTCATGGGAAGGGCGACAGGGAGCAGCGTGTCAATCTCTGGTTCGATCCCGCAGCCGACTTCCACACCTACTCCATACTCTGGAACCATTACCACGTAGT CTTTTCGGTGGACGAGGTGCCGATCAGAGTGTACAAGAACAACGAGGCAAGAGGTCTGCCGTACCCCAAATTCCAGCCCATGGGAATATACTCGACGCTGTGGGAGGCAGACGACTGGGCCACCAGGGGCGGGCTGGAGAAGATCGACTGGAGCAAGGCACCCTTCTACGCATACTACAAGGACTTCGACATCGAGGGTTGCCCGGTGCCCGGCCCAGCCGGCTGCCCCAGCAGCTCCGCCAACTGGTGGGAGAAGCCGGCCTACCAGGCGCTGGACGCCGACCAGGCCAGGCGCTACAGGTGGGTGCGACTCAACCACCTCATCTACGACTACTGCACCGACAGATCCCGCTATCCAGTCCCGCCCCCGGAATGCAGCGAAGGCATCTAA